In Oenanthe melanoleuca isolate GR-GAL-2019-014 chromosome 17, OMel1.0, whole genome shotgun sequence, one genomic interval encodes:
- the SLC31A2 gene encoding protein SLC31A2 has product MQMTFYFSDTVVLLFDFWNVHSPTGMVLSVLVILLLSVLYEAVKMGKAVLLQRALLALPRSLSQEGLSEPQEEEEDSRDSRDSRDSGPAQGRWFWLHVAQTLFHVLQVVLGYMVMLAVMSYNGWIFLGAIAGSTLGYFLVYPLLGRG; this is encoded by the exons ATGCAG ATGACCTTCTACTTCTCGGACACAGTAGTGCTGCTCTTTGACTTCTGGAATGTCCACAGCCCCACAG ggatggtgctctcagtgctggtgaTCCTGCTGCTGTCCGTGCTCTACGAGGCCGTGAAGATGGGCAAGGCCGTGCTGCTGCAGCGGgcgctgctggccctgccccgcagcctcagccaggaggggctgagcgagccccaggaggaggaggaggacagcagggacagcagggacagcagggacagcggcCCTGCGCAGGGCAG GTGGTTCTGGCTCCACGTGGCCCAGACGCTGTTCCACGTGCTGCAGGTGGTGCTGGGCTACATGGTGATGCTGGCTGTCATGTCCTACAACGGCTGGATCTTCCTGGGGGCCATTGCTGGCTCCACGCTGGGCTATTTCCTGGTGTACCCCCTGCTGGGCCGGGGCTAG